The Kroppenstedtia pulmonis genome has a segment encoding these proteins:
- a CDS encoding GDYXXLXY domain-containing protein: MNRKRWLWFLVAAQALFLLGIAGSFYAIDWVGKEIRLQTTPVDPRDLLYGDYVELNYDISEVSFDLWKGQKSEFLDNKPVYVLLTPTEKVYRVKGIYPDQPAVSGNDIFLRARATTLYHDQKQIYLEYGLERFHVTENTGEKWERIDKPLQARVRVAPWGQAKIIRLEP; the protein is encoded by the coding sequence ATGAACCGCAAGCGTTGGTTATGGTTCCTGGTCGCTGCCCAGGCATTATTCTTACTTGGTATTGCCGGAAGTTTCTATGCCATCGACTGGGTTGGAAAAGAAATCCGGCTTCAAACCACTCCGGTTGATCCACGGGATCTCCTGTACGGGGATTATGTGGAACTAAACTACGACATTAGTGAAGTATCCTTTGATTTATGGAAGGGTCAAAAGTCTGAGTTCCTTGACAATAAACCGGTTTATGTCTTGTTAACCCCAACAGAAAAAGTATATCGTGTAAAAGGAATCTATCCGGATCAGCCTGCTGTTTCCGGAAATGATATTTTTCTCAGGGCCAGGGCCACTACTCTGTATCATGATCAAAAACAAATCTATTTGGAGTACGGCTTGGAACGTTTTCATGTAACGGAAAACACCGGAGAAAAATGGGAAAGGATAGATAAACCCTTACAGGCAAGGGTTCGGGTAGCTCCATGGGGCCAAGCCAAGATCATCCGTTTGGAACCCTGA
- a CDS encoding SMI1/KNR4 family protein gives MGKKDELKERIENNKEEGDFSGPASEEQIKKVEEALNVSLPESYKWFLRNYGEGGMFGFEIYGIVNDDIMPVVERTLVHREVGLPPSFVVIRNCDEYQMCLDTSKMKDGECPVVDWDMTFGARQMQEEYRNFYEYLKEQIEESLEDMEDDEL, from the coding sequence ATGGGTAAAAAAGATGAGCTGAAAGAACGGATAGAAAACAACAAGGAAGAAGGAGACTTTTCCGGTCCTGCATCCGAAGAACAAATTAAAAAAGTGGAGGAAGCTCTAAACGTCAGTCTTCCGGAAAGTTACAAATGGTTTTTAAGAAACTACGGTGAAGGAGGAATGTTTGGTTTTGAAATCTACGGTATAGTGAATGACGATATCATGCCAGTAGTAGAACGCACATTGGTGCACCGTGAAGTGGGACTTCCACCAAGTTTTGTAGTAATTAGAAATTGTGATGAATACCAAATGTGCCTAGACACGTCAAAAATGAAAGATGGTGAGTGTCCTGTAGTGGACTGGGATATGACATTTGGAGCCCGTCAAATGCAAGAAGAATACAGGAATTTCTATGAATATCTGAAGGAGCAGATCGAAGAGTCTCTGGAAGATATGGAAGATGACGAGCTTTGA
- a CDS encoding DUF2157 domain-containing protein → MSQRWLKREGEAWVKEGIISPKQLEQITERYTQQNQATQILPILAGVLVGLGILTWVAANWDGIHTELRMVILLVAMVSFYLTGSHQVEQGHQHIGVSLIGLGVITFGGSMILLGQMYHMIAYGVQMFILWSLAALFSLFLYRHPALFILATGIITFSQGYSVESFESFSYVSAALFLLGLGWYAHQQENRWYTWVLAWGAGLQTFFFLVVFKFPLLWLLPFVLGWYVLGDWMKDIRWKNSLKAMALSVAFLYGLILTYSIPGTNWGPSLPDPFSFLSVFLSLLMLSLIIKKQNGKWREASDWILFLPLFYLTGQVSENMHTAVYLLVLLVYALTVLLRGYTLGSRYQANWGIALFLLTTIQAYFNLAWDFMPKSLLFLCGGLLLFGLNSLLQRMKKERLSKGG, encoded by the coding sequence ATGTCTCAACGTTGGTTAAAAAGAGAAGGGGAAGCCTGGGTAAAGGAAGGAATTATCTCCCCCAAACAACTGGAGCAAATCACAGAACGCTATACCCAACAAAACCAGGCCACTCAGATCCTGCCGATCCTGGCCGGGGTACTGGTGGGACTTGGCATTTTGACATGGGTGGCGGCAAACTGGGACGGGATACACACTGAGTTGCGCATGGTTATTTTACTCGTAGCCATGGTTAGCTTTTATCTTACCGGATCTCACCAGGTTGAGCAGGGACACCAGCATATCGGGGTCTCCTTGATTGGCTTAGGCGTCATTACATTTGGAGGATCGATGATTCTTCTCGGTCAGATGTACCACATGATCGCCTATGGAGTACAGATGTTTATTCTGTGGAGTTTGGCGGCCTTGTTCAGCTTGTTCCTCTATCGTCATCCTGCACTGTTTATTCTGGCAACGGGAATTATTACATTTTCTCAAGGATACAGTGTTGAATCCTTTGAAAGTTTCAGCTATGTATCCGCTGCACTGTTCTTATTGGGTCTCGGCTGGTATGCCCATCAACAGGAGAACAGATGGTATACCTGGGTATTGGCATGGGGAGCCGGATTGCAAACCTTCTTTTTTCTGGTTGTCTTTAAGTTCCCCCTTCTTTGGCTGTTGCCCTTCGTCCTTGGATGGTATGTGCTGGGAGACTGGATGAAGGATATCCGTTGGAAAAATAGCCTCAAAGCCATGGCACTCTCTGTCGCTTTTCTGTATGGGCTGATCCTGACCTACAGTATACCGGGCACAAATTGGGGTCCCTCTCTTCCCGACCCTTTTTCCTTTCTGAGTGTGTTCCTGTCGCTTTTGATGCTGTCTCTTATTATCAAGAAACAAAACGGCAAGTGGAGGGAAGCAAGTGATTGGATTCTGTTTCTTCCCCTTTTCTATTTGACTGGCCAAGTATCAGAAAATATGCATACTGCTGTCTATTTGTTGGTCTTATTAGTATATGCTCTTACCGTCTTGTTACGGGGGTATACCCTGGGTTCCCGATATCAGGCCAATTGGGGCATCGCCCTTTTCCTGTTAACCACCATCCAGGCATATTTTAACCTGGCTTGGGACTTTATGCCCAAATCTCTGCTCTTTTTATGCGGCGGACTTCTGTTGTTTGGATTGAATTCCCTCCTGCAACGTATGAAAAAAGAGCGTCTCTCCAAAGGAGGGTAA
- a CDS encoding methylated-DNA--[protein]-cysteine S-methyltransferase has protein sequence MKDNSRQIVYWSRLEYDAWNLYMAATSQGLCYVGSPDHPFKELTDWAGKRFLQHDLVRCEERLQQYKSELVEFFQGKRQFFSFPMDIRGTSFQQEVWNALYQIPYGETYTYTQIAELIGKPSAVRAVGTAIGANPLLISIPCHRVLGKNGTLTGYRGGLDMKKQLLHIEGKWKQVKVKV, from the coding sequence ATGAAGGATAATAGCCGACAAATTGTTTATTGGTCACGATTGGAATATGACGCTTGGAATCTATACATGGCTGCAACATCCCAGGGGCTTTGTTATGTGGGTTCCCCTGATCATCCTTTTAAAGAACTTACGGATTGGGCAGGGAAACGTTTCCTGCAACATGACCTTGTACGATGTGAGGAAAGGTTACAACAGTATAAATCGGAATTGGTGGAATTTTTCCAAGGTAAACGCCAGTTCTTTTCTTTTCCAATGGACATTCGAGGAACGAGCTTCCAACAAGAAGTATGGAATGCCCTGTATCAAATTCCCTATGGTGAAACGTATACGTATACACAGATTGCTGAGCTTATCGGCAAGCCGTCTGCGGTACGTGCCGTTGGAACTGCCATTGGAGCCAATCCTCTTCTGATTTCCATACCATGTCACCGGGTACTTGGTAAAAACGGTACATTGACAGGCTACCGGGGTGGCTTGGATATGAAAAAGCAATTGTTGCACATCGAAGGAAAGTGGAAACAAGTGAAGGTAAAGGTGTGA
- a CDS encoding PhzF family phenazine biosynthesis protein translates to MNAFTDRIGGGNPAGVCLLKQSVSEEWMLHVAKEMNLSETAFLWEQEHGYRLRWFTPVTEVPLCGHATLASAHVLWEKGYVPKSKTIDFDTKSGRLTASRKNHWIQLDFPALQLESCPDMPFPLESFFTGVPVLFLGKTDTDYIAELPSEGAVKNFNPNFDWLEQLEDKLDLVITSRSDKEGIDFVSRCFAPNSGIGEDPVTGSIHCALAPYWETKLKKSSFSAEQLSERGGFLKVTAAGDRVYLQGQAICVRETVIDHFGA, encoded by the coding sequence GTGAACGCCTTTACGGACAGAATAGGTGGAGGGAATCCAGCAGGGGTTTGTCTATTAAAACAATCAGTTTCAGAAGAATGGATGTTACATGTTGCCAAGGAGATGAATCTATCAGAGACGGCATTTTTATGGGAACAAGAGCATGGGTACCGACTGCGTTGGTTTACTCCTGTGACAGAGGTTCCCCTTTGTGGTCATGCAACATTGGCCAGTGCTCACGTGTTATGGGAGAAAGGTTATGTACCCAAGTCTAAGACGATTGATTTTGATACGAAAAGTGGCCGGTTGACGGCAAGCCGAAAGAATCATTGGATACAGCTGGACTTTCCCGCACTGCAACTTGAAAGTTGTCCGGATATGCCCTTTCCATTGGAGTCTTTCTTTACCGGAGTGCCTGTGTTGTTTTTGGGAAAAACGGATACTGATTATATTGCAGAATTACCCTCTGAAGGAGCTGTAAAAAATTTCAATCCTAACTTTGATTGGTTAGAGCAGTTGGAGGATAAACTGGATTTGGTGATAACCAGCCGATCAGACAAAGAAGGAATCGACTTTGTTTCCCGTTGCTTTGCTCCAAACTCAGGGATCGGGGAAGATCCGGTAACAGGGTCCATTCATTGTGCTTTGGCCCCTTATTGGGAGACGAAATTGAAGAAAAGTTCCTTTTCGGCGGAACAACTTTCGGAAAGAGGGGGATTTTTAAAAGTCACAGCGGCAGGTGACCGAGTCTATTTGCAAGGACAAGCTATTTGCGTTAGGGAAACAGTAATAGATCACTTTGGGGCTTGA
- a CDS encoding HNH/ENDO VII family nuclease produces the protein MQLHHVTGKEPGAMAEMLGTEHRRYSGPIHRLIEYSFRNNRTLNNQYEAFRKQYWKWRARSLE, from the coding sequence ATTCAACTGCACCATGTTACGGGAAAAGAGCCTGGGGCAATGGCTGAAATGTTAGGAACTGAGCATCGTAGATATTCGGGGCCCATACATCGATTAATTGAATACAGCTTTAGGAATAATCGAACGCTAAATAATCAGTATGAAGCATTTAGAAAACAGTATTGGAAATGGAGAGCCCGTTCATTAGAATAA
- a CDS encoding ABC transporter permease: MKALLKLAAFDFRLYLRDWITIFWVLVYPVLMLLLFGSMFGDQPGEVSGSRYIDDYVPALCALNVMSVALFTLNINMITYRENGILRRFQVTPIRKSVVLASHAIQGIVLVLTGAVEIIVIAKLVWDIQIGFTSLVTLIGCLLFGSFGFFSLGFAMSGLASTPGAASGFAMALFFPMLFLSGIGMPLDYFPQFLQTASQWIPMTYLVNLVQGVWQGQGWTGFWPELTVLSVFAAISVALAFILFRWENR, translated from the coding sequence ATGAAGGCATTGTTGAAATTGGCGGCCTTTGACTTTCGTCTTTATTTACGGGATTGGATCACGATATTTTGGGTGTTGGTCTATCCGGTTCTGATGTTGCTCTTATTCGGCTCGATGTTCGGTGATCAGCCGGGGGAGGTGTCAGGGAGCAGATACATCGATGATTATGTTCCTGCGTTATGTGCTTTAAACGTCATGTCCGTAGCATTATTTACCCTTAATATCAATATGATCACGTATCGGGAGAATGGTATTTTAAGAAGGTTTCAGGTTACCCCGATCCGCAAATCGGTCGTGCTTGCTTCCCACGCGATACAGGGTATTGTCCTCGTGCTTACAGGAGCTGTCGAAATTATTGTCATTGCCAAGCTTGTCTGGGATATCCAGATTGGTTTTACCTCGTTAGTGACGCTAATTGGCTGTTTGTTGTTTGGCAGTTTCGGTTTTTTCAGTCTTGGCTTTGCCATGTCAGGACTTGCCAGTACACCAGGTGCAGCAAGTGGTTTTGCGATGGCCCTGTTTTTCCCCATGCTGTTTCTTTCAGGGATTGGAATGCCTCTCGACTATTTCCCCCAGTTTCTGCAGACTGCTAGCCAATGGATTCCGATGACATACTTGGTGAACCTGGTACAGGGAGTGTGGCAAGGACAAGGGTGGACCGGATTTTGGCCGGAACTGACGGTACTTTCTGTTTTTGCAGCCATTAGTGTCGCCCTTGCTTTCATACTTTTCCGCTGGGAAAATCGATGA
- a CDS encoding ABC transporter ATP-binding protein produces MEAVIRLDNLRKQYGSTVAVDGVTLRIGKGEIFGIVGPNGAGKTTLIEIIEGLRPVDSGSVMVLGQDIRSNPEGIKQRIGVLLQATSIPGKAKVKEVLNVFSSFYEKTADLHEISHFFGLEDKQNTYFKSLSGGWKQRVSLALALINDPDIVFLDEPSMGLDPNARSHMWKMILRLREEGRTIVVTTHYMEEAETLCDRVAVMNKGRLIALDTPGKLIGLLGGTKRICFKNPLKADKEMLSSLPHVIDVEWESDWIKLHTTDIDQTLKQLFRQAEAENWMVKGLKLEERSMNEVFSQLTSQERRKAT; encoded by the coding sequence GTGGAGGCGGTGATCCGACTTGACAACCTGCGAAAACAATATGGCTCTACAGTAGCAGTGGACGGTGTTACGCTACGGATCGGAAAAGGGGAGATTTTTGGTATTGTCGGTCCCAACGGTGCTGGCAAAACGACGTTAATCGAAATAATTGAGGGACTACGTCCAGTGGATAGTGGGTCAGTGATGGTACTGGGTCAGGATATCCGTAGCAATCCGGAAGGGATTAAGCAACGAATCGGTGTGTTATTACAAGCAACATCAATTCCAGGGAAAGCCAAGGTAAAAGAGGTATTAAACGTATTTTCCTCATTTTACGAAAAAACGGCTGATTTACATGAAATCAGCCATTTTTTCGGATTAGAGGACAAACAAAACACTTATTTTAAATCACTGTCTGGAGGCTGGAAACAACGGGTGTCTCTGGCATTGGCCTTAATAAACGACCCAGATATTGTTTTCCTTGATGAACCAAGTATGGGGCTGGATCCAAATGCACGGAGTCACATGTGGAAAATGATTTTGCGACTGCGGGAGGAAGGACGGACGATTGTAGTTACGACCCACTACATGGAAGAGGCGGAAACATTGTGTGATCGGGTAGCCGTCATGAACAAGGGACGGCTGATTGCATTGGATACTCCCGGTAAACTGATTGGATTGTTGGGTGGAACGAAACGCATCTGCTTTAAGAACCCCCTTAAGGCAGATAAAGAGATGCTATCTTCACTTCCTCATGTGATCGATGTGGAGTGGGAGTCGGACTGGATCAAGCTCCATACCACGGATATCGATCAAACACTGAAACAACTCTTTCGTCAGGCGGAAGCGGAAAACTGGATGGTAAAGGGGTTGAAGTTGGAAGAAAGGTCGATGAATGAGGTGTTCAGCCAATTGACTTCACAGGAGAGGAGAAAAGCGACATGA
- a CDS encoding Piwi domain-containing protein: MEQFFLSELFLDTRSNQIPLYFYHVPVLDLEKIDQYHYKTLRLLEKQNPDQTIHFYRHLIGSFHPIKYWGEMGDQTLVHRPIKTNIIEERKLLERLLIKNIEQAQNRDHFYTYRGRITKKKPETSSTILSFRYLTLHTTIDHTSRISIGFNMGHTLLHKMNLYQLLQEKTNILHEGMEVFDPYNRSTYKFIGQSQATVSDPILPGNQSILEYLRQQGRTNLKIPQNTPAVTVESKGRSKKQFHFAPQLLKLICSFDQVSIPQQIQQQIKLNAHKRTEMMRKFVEHVLSNWQNKAPFPVSFSMNSTQPKQHGYHIKQFKDPFLLFGRGFTTQDQKNGLKQGGSYTRPAQKVKYQYLIQPEIIDRLVNQKNHFQFAKSLEQQSSKWGVELDIHKTGRKELDFSNSTKLRDSLKEIAPTLQYPTVVIIDEQYRTNKAIYRIIKQECGREKNIPTQVVYLDTTHNKYAYANILLGLYAKAGIQPWILKKPLHSPCFIGLDVSRDDGKHSTGVVQAVGQDGRILFAQSLTSTERGEIISEDSLQQIISTIRYHYNKEFGHNPPHITFHRDGRGYEGELRAITRVMNEMGIPFDYISVVKNCQRRMALYNEKQGKYRNALGYTYIKDNFAYLCTTNPRDALGMARPIKIEQQYGHLTMDQVLEDIYHLTFMNTHSTLRPRLPVTVNYADKSSTYYNRGLLPLGESNGLPFV, from the coding sequence TTGGAACAATTCTTCCTATCGGAATTGTTTCTGGACACAAGGTCCAATCAAATCCCATTATATTTCTACCATGTTCCAGTATTGGATTTAGAAAAAATTGATCAATACCACTACAAAACCCTTCGTCTTTTGGAAAAACAAAACCCTGATCAAACCATACATTTTTATCGTCATCTGATCGGATCTTTTCATCCGATCAAATATTGGGGGGAAATGGGTGACCAAACACTGGTACATCGTCCTATTAAAACAAACATAATAGAAGAAAGAAAGCTTCTCGAACGTCTTCTTATCAAAAACATCGAACAAGCGCAAAATAGAGATCATTTTTATACTTATCGAGGCCGGATTACAAAGAAGAAACCCGAAACATCATCCACTATTCTTTCTTTCCGCTACTTAACCCTTCACACCACCATCGACCATACAAGCCGGATTTCCATTGGCTTTAATATGGGACATACCCTTCTCCACAAAATGAACCTATATCAACTTCTACAAGAAAAAACCAACATACTACATGAAGGAATGGAAGTATTTGACCCTTACAATAGAAGTACATATAAATTTATCGGCCAGAGTCAGGCTACCGTCTCAGATCCTATCTTGCCTGGCAACCAGAGCATATTAGAATACCTTCGCCAACAGGGACGAACAAACCTTAAGATTCCACAGAATACCCCTGCTGTCACAGTAGAGTCTAAAGGCCGTTCTAAAAAACAATTTCACTTTGCACCTCAATTGTTGAAACTAATCTGTTCCTTTGACCAAGTATCGATTCCCCAGCAAATCCAGCAACAGATTAAATTAAACGCTCATAAAAGAACAGAAATGATGAGAAAATTTGTCGAACATGTACTATCAAATTGGCAAAACAAAGCTCCTTTTCCTGTTTCCTTTTCCATGAATAGTACTCAACCAAAACAACACGGATACCATATCAAGCAATTTAAAGATCCATTTCTTCTTTTCGGGAGAGGATTTACCACACAAGACCAAAAAAATGGGCTAAAGCAAGGCGGATCCTACACGCGTCCTGCTCAAAAAGTTAAGTATCAATATCTCATTCAGCCTGAAATCATCGATCGGCTAGTTAATCAAAAAAATCATTTTCAGTTTGCAAAATCCTTGGAACAGCAGTCAAGCAAGTGGGGTGTGGAACTGGATATTCACAAAACAGGCAGAAAAGAGCTCGATTTTTCCAATTCAACAAAACTAAGAGATTCACTGAAGGAAATTGCTCCTACCCTACAATATCCGACTGTAGTCATCATTGATGAACAATATCGCACAAACAAAGCCATTTATCGCATCATCAAGCAGGAATGTGGGAGAGAAAAGAATATCCCTACACAGGTGGTTTATCTAGATACGACTCATAATAAATATGCTTATGCCAATATTCTGTTGGGTCTCTACGCCAAAGCTGGTATTCAACCCTGGATTCTTAAAAAGCCACTTCATTCCCCCTGTTTCATTGGTTTAGATGTTAGCCGGGATGATGGAAAACATTCCACTGGAGTAGTGCAAGCAGTTGGACAAGATGGTCGTATCCTATTCGCTCAATCCCTCACATCAACAGAGCGGGGAGAAATCATCAGTGAAGATTCATTACAACAAATCATTTCAACGATTCGATATCACTATAACAAAGAATTTGGTCATAACCCCCCACATATCACTTTTCATCGAGATGGAAGAGGATATGAAGGAGAGTTAAGAGCCATCACCCGAGTGATGAATGAAATGGGCATTCCTTTTGATTACATATCTGTGGTGAAGAATTGTCAAAGACGTATGGCTCTATACAATGAAAAACAAGGAAAGTATAGAAATGCACTAGGCTACACCTACATCAAAGACAATTTCGCCTACCTATGTACAACGAATCCGAGAGATGCTTTGGGTATGGCTCGCCCTATCAAAATTGAGCAACAATACGGTCATCTGACTATGGATCAGGTACTGGAAGATATTTATCACTTAACCTTTATGAACACTCATTCTACTCTAAGACCTCGTCTCCCTGTTACGGTAAATTATGCAGATAAAAGTTCCACCTATTATAATAGAGGCTTACTACCCCTTGGAGAATCCAATGGACTGCCATTTGTGTAG
- a CDS encoding arylamine N-acetyltransferase family protein, translating to MNHFTEKFLERIQYQGNHDVTFEDLPALQLQFAKTVPFENISIMCNEDIHITLENIRQKILDQQRGGVCYELNPMFYSFLNQQGFDVSMIAGTVFLENNHRGLLRTHIATLLQQDGKHYIVDVGFGKNHALQPIPMTGETVTSFTGEYRIKEVESPLGEYSLEKYCDGKLEIQYTFSTDPVDESHLNKVKDVITHHDHSPFNKSILLSKLTDDGTITLTDHSLTITKYNKKTQHQLDQDLFKQMCHDYFKIDIQQYSI from the coding sequence ATGAATCACTTTACGGAAAAATTCCTTGAACGGATTCAATACCAAGGAAATCATGATGTAACATTTGAAGACTTACCGGCTCTCCAGTTGCAGTTCGCTAAGACAGTGCCTTTTGAAAATATCAGCATCATGTGTAACGAAGATATCCATATCACACTGGAAAATATCAGACAAAAAATCCTGGATCAACAACGTGGAGGTGTGTGCTATGAATTGAATCCAATGTTTTATTCTTTCCTCAACCAACAGGGTTTTGATGTTTCCATGATAGCGGGAACCGTCTTTCTTGAAAATAATCATCGGGGCTTGCTCAGGACCCATATCGCAACCTTACTTCAGCAGGATGGGAAACATTATATCGTCGATGTAGGATTCGGCAAAAATCATGCTTTGCAACCCATTCCCATGACAGGTGAAACCGTGACCTCTTTTACAGGTGAGTACCGGATCAAAGAGGTGGAGTCTCCTTTGGGAGAGTATTCCCTTGAAAAATATTGCGACGGTAAATTGGAAATCCAGTATACCTTCTCTACAGATCCTGTTGATGAGTCACATCTGAATAAGGTGAAAGATGTGATCACCCATCATGATCATTCCCCCTTCAATAAATCCATTCTGTTAAGCAAATTAACAGATGATGGCACCATCACCTTAACGGACCACTCTTTAACCATAACGAAATATAACAAAAAGACCCAGCATCAACTGGATCAGGACTTATTTAAACAAATGTGTCACGATTATTTCAAGATCGACATCCAACAGTACTCTATATAA
- a CDS encoding bifunctional transcriptional activator/DNA repair enzyme AdaA: protein MTPKKEPQIPMEFWKAIVENDSSYDDQFYYGVQTTRIFCRPSCKSRVPNRENVRIFQSAEHALSERFRPCKRCKPKGLYLPDEEWVQQITEWIDQHYHEKLTLTTLADMCHGSPYHLQRTFKRIKGLTPMEYVHQVRVSQAAYHLRTSDQPIAEIGMAAGFPNSSYFITFFKKKTGYTPAKYRKIHQTNYTMRNGT, encoded by the coding sequence ATGACACCAAAGAAAGAGCCACAGATCCCCATGGAGTTTTGGAAAGCGATTGTGGAAAATGATTCGTCCTATGATGATCAGTTTTATTATGGAGTCCAAACAACCAGGATCTTTTGCCGGCCTTCATGCAAGTCCAGGGTTCCAAACAGAGAAAATGTACGTATCTTTCAGAGTGCTGAACACGCTCTGTCAGAAAGGTTCCGTCCTTGCAAACGCTGCAAACCTAAGGGATTGTATTTGCCAGATGAAGAGTGGGTCCAACAGATTACCGAATGGATTGATCAACACTATCATGAAAAGCTCACACTGACGACGCTGGCGGATATGTGTCATGGCAGTCCCTACCATTTGCAACGGACATTTAAACGAATAAAGGGACTCACCCCCATGGAATACGTCCATCAGGTGCGTGTTTCCCAGGCAGCTTATCATCTCAGGACATCGGATCAACCCATTGCGGAAATCGGGATGGCGGCAGGGTTTCCCAACAGTTCTTACTTTATAACATTTTTCAAGAAAAAAACCGGGTATACACCTGCCAAGTACCGGAAGATTCACCAGACTAATTATACAATGAGGAATGGGACATGA
- a CDS encoding DUF2165 family protein, with amino-acid sequence MSLSVSYFIRFAKALTVLFFGLYVTLVAFGNITDYNTNFQFVKHVLSMDTTFPGNNIMYRAITSPAIHHLAYLAIIVTEAVTAVICVWGGIRLFKNLNADTETFVRAKSIGMIGLILGLCIWFFGFQVVGGEWFGMWMSEEWNGLFPADRLTTYIMAVLIFLSLKNDD; translated from the coding sequence GTGAGTTTATCTGTATCTTATTTCATCCGCTTTGCCAAAGCGCTGACAGTGTTATTTTTCGGGTTATATGTCACCCTGGTTGCCTTTGGAAATATAACGGATTACAATACGAACTTCCAATTTGTTAAGCATGTGTTAAGTATGGATACCACATTTCCCGGTAATAACATCATGTACCGGGCAATTACGTCTCCAGCCATACACCATCTTGCCTATCTCGCCATTATTGTGACCGAAGCTGTAACGGCGGTCATTTGCGTTTGGGGAGGCATTCGTCTTTTCAAAAACTTAAATGCGGATACGGAAACCTTTGTAAGGGCAAAAAGCATCGGCATGATCGGTTTGATCTTGGGGTTGTGCATCTGGTTCTTCGGCTTTCAAGTGGTTGGGGGCGAATGGTTTGGGATGTGGATGTCGGAAGAATGGAACGGGCTTTTTCCGGCTGATCGGTTAACGACTTATATCATGGCGGTGTTGATTTTCCTCAGTCTGAAAAATGATGATTGA